The Paramormyrops kingsleyae isolate MSU_618 chromosome 12, PKINGS_0.4, whole genome shotgun sequence region CttgcggtaaaaaaaaaaatcgcagatagtaaatcatgatgtacactgtgtgaacagtAAAGAAGCGTTTCTTCGGTTTTACGACGCCCTCCAAACCCCACGACATCTTTACCAAGCTAAGCCTCCTGCAGTGCAAAACTGCAGCAAGCTGGAACCACGCTGTAATAGGTCTTTCTTCGTGGTGCGGTTCGGGTGCGGGTCGGTTCcagtatgccagtggaaaagcagcaTCAGCCTCAAATTTACCCAGCTAAGCAAGGAATCCGGCTACGTGATATAGGCCCCTAGAGGGAAGAAGGAGGATTGGAATGGCTTTGAAAACAACATGTATGACGTGTAGGGATTTTGAAATATATAGACCTCTTCTTAAGGGAGACGGAACAGTACTCAGACATATAACCTTTATTTGAATAACAATGACCGCTCATCCCGTTTCGGTGCTGGGAAGGGGTCATCTGCATATGCATCTGTTTTATGTGGCCACAGGAATGCTACTGGCTGGGCTCGTCCTTCGTAATGTGCCTTATATCACCTCTGCTGTCTACATCGATAGCAGATGGTCCGCTGCCTTGAGAAACATTGCCCTCGCCATTATTTTGACCAGAGCTGGACTGGGGCTTGATGCGTTGGTATGTAAAAGGGGAATATTTTGGGGGACCATATCCTCTTTGATCATGTAGATGattaggtggatggatggatggatggatagatgatggATTGATTGATGGCTTTATTAAATGTAGGGTATGCAATTTTAATCCAATACACATTTTGTCAAATTCAGCCAATCTCTCCTCACAGTCCACTAGCCGTCCATTGTTTGAGTGCTGATATAAAAGCCAGTGGCAGCCCCGGTTCTGTAAACGGGAAAAAACAAGGTGGACTGTTCCAGCCAGTCAGCATGATAGACAGGAcaggaggaggagagaaaggGGAAGCAGAACGGAGAAGGAGGAGTGTCTATGGCGGGGTCTCTGAAGCGACCGGGTGGGATTGTGTTGTGTACAGAACACAGGCTGTGTAGAAGCACCAGGTATGGGGTAAAAAATTATTTAACCGTTTTCTTTCCTGAGGCCTTGAGGAAGCTGAAggcagtgtgtgtgcgtgtcgcAGTGGGGCCCTGTACAGTGGAAGCCTGCACTGTAGCAGTAGTGTCTCACTTCCTGATGAGTCTGCCCTGGATCTGGAGTTTCCTTCTAGGGTAAGAATGCCACCATAGTGGGAAACACATTCCAAGgcttctggacctttctttgaGTGCAGATGGACTCACATTCACTTCATATAGTCGGAAGGGCTAAAATATGCTTCCATTTTCagaataaacacaaaatgaatgtGAAAGTTCAGTTCCTGGCAAAGCATTCAGATGCTTTCATGGATGGCAGTGAACCTGAGCCCTAGCCTTCCTCAGAATGCCCACCTCCTGGATCAGCACTTCCCATCTCCTCTGCAGGTTTGTGCTCAGCGCAGTGTCTCCAGCAGTGGTGGTTCCCTCCATGCTGCTTCTGCAGAAGGAAGGCTTTGGGGTAGAGAAGGGGATCCCCACGCTGCTGATGGCTGCGGGGAGCTTTGATGACATCCTGGCCATCACGGGCTTCTCCGCCTGCCTGGGCATGGCCTTTGCCACAGGTACAGTCACAGAAAGGATGAGATTATGCTAGTGCTCTGTGTTTCTCTTCATCCCTGTTAGATCTTTGTCTTATTGCTTCTCACCatcaccctgtactggatgacTAGTCACTGTTTTTGGTAAGATTGTACAATGCAATATGTGTAGTGGGTTCATGTCGTATAGCTATGGCAGCGCATATATAAAAATTGGAACGATACAGACAAGATTGGCATGTTCCCACTGCAAGGATGACATGCAAATTCCTGACACAGTCTATATTTGGGGGTGGTTTGTGTCTCAGCCCTTTAATAGCTGACTGATCCTGTTTGATTCTGACTTCTCAGTTGTGTATAAACAGGAATCCTCTTTACGACTCCCCTGCAGGCTCCACCTGGAGCAGCCTGCTCAAAGGCATCTTGGAGGTGCTTGGAGGCCTGACCATTGGGCTGGTCTTGGGATTCTTCCTTCGTTTTTTTCCAAGCGCAGACCAGGTACAGCTGTCAGGCCCAGTGATTcactctgacagcatggtgatACCTGATTCAACACAAGTATTTACTTACAGCTTAGATTCTTTTACTCTTACCTAGCCATTCTACTCCAGAAAGTGACAAGGGGGCCTTTAAATAATATAACATTTTTAGGAAGGATATTTTGCAGTGTGATGCTGTTACATTAAAGTATATTCACCTATCAATCTTGCTGCCCCAGGCACAGCTGGTGATGAGGCGTTCCTTCCTGCTGTTGGGTCTCTCTGTCCTGGCGGTCTTTGGGAGCCGCATTGCGGGGTTTTCGGGGGCCGGGGGTCTCTGTACCCTGGTCATGGCCTTCCTGGCCGGACTGAGCTGGCGGGAGTCAAAGGTCAGTGTAAAGCTGGTGCTGTGATACTCTATCAGTCTCTCACTCACTTCTGGTTCTCCCTGACTGAAATGATTCTGTGAAAATATCCAGATATCTCTAGCTGTTCTCATCTGTTTGATGTGTTAGATCCCCGTGGCTGGATTTGTTGGGATGGGCTGGACTGTCTTCCAGCCACTTCTGTTTGGATTGATTGGAGCTGAAATTTCAGTCACTGCACTGGATGTGAATACTGTAGGTGAGTCATCAAAGTGAAATTGAAAATTACATGAAAAACTTTTTTACACATACTTAAAAAAACACTGAGTATAATGAACTTCAGCTTCATCTTTTGCTGGGTACTTTCCATTTTTTTAATGCTCAGAGGAATTTTTATTCGATTCAAGAGTTTAATCCTTACATACATAGGTACATACAGTACTGGTACAACGTGCAGTGAATTGAAAAGCTATTCTGCTCCAAGATTGAGCAAAACAAAGCAaagtaataaattaataaaaataataaagaattaaataaaaataataaattaatggGAGAGATAATGGAATTAACTTAAGTATAACATAAATTGACAAATATAAAGTGACCATGCAGTGAGTTACAGTGGGTGTGTATGAGTTTTAGGTTTGGATGTTTGTTGGTATGTCAGACTTCAGGATCCTAATGACCTGGGGGTAAAAGCTCCTCTTGAGCCATTCAGTTTTTGCCCTTAGGCTGCTCAGAGGCTTGCCTGAATTGAGCAGGTGGGTAGGATCCCCAACTATCTTAATTGCCCTGGTCCTGTAGTGCTTGGTGTACAGTAGATATCCTGCAGAGAGTTGACCATAATATGTGCTCTCTTGAACGCACAAATCTCTGCAGGGCTTTGTGATCTTGGACTGAGCAATTCCCCAACCATGATGTGCAGCTCTGTGTTAGGATGCTCTCTGTGGCACCAGTGTAgaaagttttcaaaatagaagcatTAGCACAATCATACTATCAGCATCAGTTGCCATTGTTATGTCGTTTACGACTTTGGTCAAGGCAGTTTCAGCTGCGTCCTGGGCAGAAACCCAACTGGAAACAATCCAGTATGTTGTGCCTCTCCAAGTATAAGTAAAGTTGAGCAGCAAGTATCTTCTCCAGAACTTTTGGTAAAAAGGTACGTTAGAGACAGGTCTGTAATTGCTGAACTCTTGTGGGTCCAAACTTGGCTTCTTCAGGAGTGGCCTGATTACTGCTGCTTTAAATTAGTCAGGAACATCATTTGATGACAGGGATGCATTCAGTATGGCAGTTATAGGTCTTGTCAGAGCTCCCAGGGATTCTTTAAGAAGCTTAGTGGGGATTGGGTGCAGTGGACCAGTGGTTGGTTTGatcttaattataattatagcTCTTGTTTATTAATTCATTCAAAAACATTAAGGGTGTGTTCACGTTCCGTTTACATTGAAGTTAATGTCTGAACATGTTTGAAGTCTAATGTTTGAAATTTTATCATTAAAGAAGTTCATAAAAATGTTGGCTACTGAAATTACTGGGTAGCAGAGGTCCAGCCTTCTCTGTTAGCTGAGCAGTTGTTTTAAAGTGGTAGTGATGGTTATTTCTGTTGGCATCAATACAGTTAGAATAATAGGCTGGACGTGCCCCACGAAGGCCTTGCTTGTATTGTTGCAGGCTGGCATGCCAACCTGAACCCGTAGATTTGCGCTCTGAAGTGCAGCACTCCTGTTTGTAAGAGCGTGTGTGATTGTTAAACCCTGGGGAGTGTATGGTGGTTTTTACCACTTAATTTTTCAAAGGAGCTGTTGGCACGATTCCCTGAGGGTGGTCCAGCTCACGAGTGGTTGCACCACGCCAAGGGGACGTCCATGTAACACTTGGCCGCGGCAGATAGATAgccatttccagagggtggTACCCTGTCAACCTGGGGGGATGCCAACCCAGGATCCTGAAGTGTCCCGTTaagtggtgggtgtggcaaagcactgtaccagtgcatgctcTCCAACCTGACCTGAACCTTAGGTGTGACTTCTATCTCAAAATCAGTCACTGAAAGTAACAGGAAAGCTTCATAATTTTGGTTTATTGTAGTAAAATGATTAATGTTCCCAAAATTAGAGACCATGACCATGCTGTTTGAAAGTCTGTAGTATAATATCTCTTTTTTGCTCCTGTGGTTTATGTGTCTGAACTTGAACTTGTATAACCCTTGTCCAAACCTGCCCAAACTGTGCCTTCAGCTCTGGGTCTAGCAGCTCTCAGCACTGGGCTCGTTGTACGAGTTCTGTTCACTTTCACCATGGTCCTGTTCGCGGGCTTCACTTTCAAGGAGAAGGTCTTCATCGCTCTGGCTTGGCTCCCAAAGGCAACAGTGCaggttaaaaacaaacaaatacatttaaataaataataccgATTGCTAAAGAGTAGATTATTATTCCAGATTTAAGATGCTATATGGGCATTAATAAATGCTCCTGCAAACTGAAGACAACACTTTTTTCAGCGAGTGttcatatttattataatttgcAGTTATTGGAGATATTTCTGAagtaaaaatttaaaaagtatttttttaatgggTTGGAATGGAGGTAAATGTGCGATCTCACTGCTTGAAGGGGTTTCTGATTAGCTATGTATGGTTTTAAGGCTGCCATTGGCTCCACGGCCCTGGACATGGCCCAATCTCAGGGGGACGCTGTCCTAGAGAAGTTTGGCATGGACATCCTCACAGTGGCAGTGCTGGCCATCCTCACCACTGCTCCCATAGGGGCCCTGAGCATAAGCCTTGCTGGGCCACGGCTGCTGCAGAGGTCCACAACCACCTCACCAGAAAACCCACGCCCAGAAGGTGACCATACTTACACACAAGCTttacagcagaggtggagaggtccagagagtaaaaatccagaccaagattttgtttcaaccaaccagctgagtgctctttgattgtgactctttatactcaactgtttggttgaaacaaaatcttggtctggatttttactttctggacctctCCACCTCTGCTTTTACACAAGGCCCATTTTAATTCTGCAAGACAAAATCATATAGATATATTAGAAAAGGTAAGTGTTAAGAAAAATgcactaaatttaaaaaaacccCACCTGCCCTGCTACACTTAGTTATATGAGTGTAGAATCTGACCATCCAGGGGGAAACTGAGAGTCCTTGTCATATTCCTTACATGCAGGAGTTCCTGGAGAGCCAGCAAGACATGTGGTAGAAACTGGCATAACTAAAGAGAGTAAATTATGACTTGAAACTCATTACGTGAGGAAGAATGAGTGCAGCATGGGAAATACACTTCAGAACTGCTAATGAATCttttaacaaacaaacagattTTATTCTCTAATAATTACtcacataaaatgtattaaatgtacGTTTATCTGGTAAAagtgttttctgctttctttaaGCAAGGTGGATGTTTCTGAACACTGAAACATTAAATCATTGGAGCATAAAATCATTGGTACATTGTTTTTTGAGTGATAGAAGAactgttattatttttcatgaatATAACTGTTGCTTCAAATGAAACCAAGTGCCCAAACCTTTTTGTACATGTTATGGACATAACTTGCTTGGTAAGTGTCAAAGCCAAGTCTGGGCTTAATACACGGTGAGACTTTACACTAATGatcaggaaaacattcatgaatACAAATACTTCATTTTGGAAAATTCAGTTCAGTAGGTCCCTAACAATGTATGCTCACAGAGCAGTCCAGCAGGTCCCTAACACTGTACACTCACAGAGCGGTTCAGCAGGTCCCTGACACTGTACGCTCACAGAGCGGTTCAGCAGGTCCCTGACACTGTACGCTCACAGAGCGGTTCAGCAGGTCCCTGACACTGTACTCTCACAGTGCGGTTCAGCAGGTCCCTGACACTGTACGCTCACAGAGCGGTTCAGCAGGTCCCTGACACTGTACTCTCACAGTGCGGTTCAGCAGGTCCCTGACACTGTACGCTCACAGAGCGGTTCAGCAGGTCCCTGACACTGTACTCTCACAGTGCGGTTCAGCAGGTCCCTGACACTGTACGCTCACAAAGCGGTTCAGCAGGTCCCTGACACTGTACTCTCACAGTGCGGTTCAGCAGGTCCCTGACACTGTACACTCACAGAGCGGTTCAGCAGGTCCCTGACACTGTACGCTCACAGAGCGGTTCAGCAGGTCCCTGACACTGTACGCTCACAGAGCGGTTCAGCAGGTCCCTGACACTGTACGCTCACAGAGCGGTTCAGCAGGTCCCTAACGCTGTACACTCACAGAGCGGTTCAGCAGGTCCCTAACGCTGTACACTCACAGAGCAATTCAGCAGGTCCCTGACACTGTACACTCACAGAGCAGTTCAGCAGGTCCATAACACTGTACACTCACAGAGCacccagacctgttagaatcttatattcctggatcatgtccccccttagtctcctttgcttgaggctaaacagctcagctaacctctcaaGGGACACAGGTTCGAACTGATTAAAAACAGCTGAACAAGCTAAGGGTATTAGAGGGGTCCCAAAACAGAGGTACAGTACTAGAATAAGTACCCTGAACCTCAACCACGTTTTCACATAAATCATGTGGCACAATCAAGCTTAACCTAACAGGAGGATTTAAAACAGAACTAAAATCTGAAGTTTGTCCTGTTTCCACCTGCGCTCAGCTTTTCAACGAAGTTGAACTGTTGTACTGTTGCGCTATTCGAGTGGTGTCGGTAAACCAAGGAGCAGGATTAAGTTTAGGATGGAAAGACTTAaaaggggcagcagtctaaatCAGCAGAGCAGGAGGCGTTATACACAGAAATTTATAAAGCCATAATTAGATCACCCATCCAAGACAAACCAGACACTTCATTAAAAGCCAGATAAAATTCTCCAGCAGTCgatgttttattaaaatgagtGGGGCGAATTGGAGCCTGATCACTAATATATGAAGGAAAAAGTTGATCAAAACAGGAAAATGATCCAAAATACACACATCACAGATCTCCACATCACAAACATTGATCCCAGGAGacaacattaaacattaacattaaatcAAGAATGTGTCCATATTCATGTGTAGGGACATTAATTGCCTGCCAGAAATCAAAGGAATGAATAAgcgataaaaaaaatctttaagcAGAGGTTTAGCAGGAGAGCAGTGTctcacccattcactcactcatgTCATCCAGAGAGGCTGTCTTGGTCACAGGTCTTGTTCCTTCTTTAGGGGCGTATATGTTCAATCCAAAGTTTGGTTTCCAGCCAATCATACACTCCCTTACAGCATGCCATTGCATGTCTCACTGGCTCTCATTGGCCTAGTTTCTGAAAACTAGTGGAAGAACAAAAAGAACAAATCTGTGCAGAGAAGTGAAGGTGAATGTTTGTTCACAGCATTATGGGCCAGTGCCACAACAAATCACTTGGCAACAAAATCACACGACAGACTCTACTACGTATTTTAAATCAGTTTTATTTGACCCATGGCATTATTACGACCAGATGAGTAAAGTGAAAGAAAATGAATTTGCCTTCAACAGCACGTTTCCTCAGATTGATCCAACCACGCACACCTGTCAGACGCAACAATTCAGGGTACGGTGTAGCTGGCTGTGAACGCTGAATGGGAGGGGctgagtttcctctgggtgggCCTACGGTCATAGGTAGGTTAAGTTGGGTGCCGTTCTTTGCTTTATCAGGGGCCTGTATTACTAAGCTGGATAACTTGCACACAAACTCAAACATCAGAGTATTTTGTTATTGTTCCCTGATAAATAAATCATGCAGCAAATTTGCATCTGCAAAATGCACATCACAGGAGAAAACACTGTAAATTGTAATTTAGAGCCGAACAATAAAATTGGCTGCCACTGCCAACCAGAAGGTGGCAACAAAGGGCCAGAAACAGCTGGAAGTCGGACAGGGCAAAACTGAAATTTTTTGCCCTGTCACAAATACACAAAGGCAAAACTGAAATTTACAGATATACAATGTTTCAGGACAATTTCACACCATCTTTACACCAAACTATTAGTAACTGACTGGTAAGAATATGATTTTTTATACTTGCATTTTTTCTTACAGACCCTAGTGTCAAGTAAATACAAGACAGTGAGTGCATAATAGGAGCAGCCTGCATTAGCCATGGGCTCCTTTCCTGACATCTGTCCCACTTGCTCCATGCCTTAGTAAAATTCTCCAGGCAGGTTTTAAACCAGGCTATTGGAATGACAACTGTTTCTGTGCTTTGTATGGGCATTTACAGTGGCAGTGGAAGGTAAAACTAGGAAGATTGCCTTAAATAGCCTTTTCTGATTGatactgtacattttatgtttgTTACATTTATTGCTTGCAATGTTATTGATGTTTTCTACCGTAGCTCATTATACACATTCTGCAAGTCTTTCTCGgcagggcagcacagggcacagtgcGGGGGGGTGATGCCCTGAACACAGCAAACATACACAACCAAAGCGTGGCCACTTAGGGACACCAGTTAGCCTGACTGAAGTACTCAGATGAAATTCGTGTGCCAtggggagaacaagcaaactaTTGCATATCTCCAGggatgtgggtttgattcctgcccCTAGGTGGGTGTGCGTGTGAGGTTTTTGCACTTCAGCAGGTTTTGGGTCCGTGCCCATGCCCAGAGGGTTGTGCTTTTAAATCCCACGGCCCAGAGAGCAATCATGTCACtggtgggcccttgagcaaagcccttaatccTCACTACTGCAGGGCTGCTGCCTGAGCCTGTGCTCTGTTCCTCATTTGTATACTGCTTTGGGCATAAATAATTACAGTGTAAAATATGGTATATAGCAGGTATAACCAGGCTTGTTCTCCAAAATTCATTTTTGGTATTTTACTGATCACATTGCATAATTGTTTTCTAGTGGCAGTTTTGAATTGGCCTTCATTCACCTTCCTTTGTCTTCAGGTTTAGCTTCCAATAGGCTCATTTTTTCTTACAAATATCTTTTCTGACATCATTTGACTTAAGTTCAAAGTACAGCACCTTTAACATCATCCTAACACATGTAACATATGGACTGAATTCCCATTCAATGTGCAGCccagccttctgccctgtgctgcctgggatactGATGGAAAGTGCCAACCAGATAAGGGAAACTATTTATCCTTATATTCAGACAGGAAAAA contains the following coding sequences:
- the LOC111859262 gene encoding sodium/hydrogen exchanger 9B2-like isoform X2; protein product: MTAHPVSVLGRGHLHMHLFYVATGMLLAGLVLRNVPYITSAVYIDSRWSAALRNIALAIILTRAGLGLDALALRKLKAVCVRVAVGPCTVEACTVAVVSHFLMSLPWIWSFLLGFVLSAVSPAVVVPSMLLLQKEGFGVEKGIPTLLMAAGSFDDILAITGFSACLGMAFATGSTWSSLLKGILEVLGGLTIGLVLGFFLRFFPSADQAQLVMRRSFLLLGLSVLAVFGSRIAGFSGAGGLCTLVMAFLAGLSWRESKIPVAGFVGMGWTVFQPLLFGLIGAEISVTALDVNTVALGLAALSTGLVVRVLFTFTMVLFAGFTFKEKVFIALAWLPKATVQAAIGSTALDMAQSQGDAVLEKFGMDILTVAVLAILTTAPIGALSISLAGPRLLQRSTTTSPENPRPEGVPGEPARHVVETGITKESKL
- the LOC111859262 gene encoding sodium/hydrogen exchanger 9B2-like isoform X1 — its product is MAGVKLKYRCCSRMKESCTHLQKGLLAVIITKVAMALVLFGAVWSITEKECLPGGNLFGIVVLFITAVCGGKLMALIQCAPLPPFPPLLGMLLAGLVLRNVPYITSAVYIDSRWSAALRNIALAIILTRAGLGLDALALRKLKAVCVRVAVGPCTVEACTVAVVSHFLMSLPWIWSFLLGFVLSAVSPAVVVPSMLLLQKEGFGVEKGIPTLLMAAGSFDDILAITGFSACLGMAFATGSTWSSLLKGILEVLGGLTIGLVLGFFLRFFPSADQAQLVMRRSFLLLGLSVLAVFGSRIAGFSGAGGLCTLVMAFLAGLSWRESKIPVAGFVGMGWTVFQPLLFGLIGAEISVTALDVNTVALGLAALSTGLVVRVLFTFTMVLFAGFTFKEKVFIALAWLPKATVQAAIGSTALDMAQSQGDAVLEKFGMDILTVAVLAILTTAPIGALSISLAGPRLLQRSTTTSPENPRPEGVPGEPARHVVETGITKESKL